The following are encoded in a window of Thermodesulfobacterium geofontis OPF15 genomic DNA:
- a CDS encoding septal ring lytic transglycosylase RlpA family protein → MKKFLYIIGVLIALTSCARPPKLAPEYSYEGYSKIVPAWLKPYTIDGKTYFPLPSAEGYEEVCIASWYGPGFHQNQSSSGEIYDMHDFTAAHKILPLGTYVLVKNLENNKEVVVRINDRGPFVEDRCIDLSYAAAKELGIIGKGLAKVKVIALSEGILTDGGIAYKNIPNIKFREFYLQVGAFKCYQNALKLKLELEKEFEKVNIETFQKDNTIFYRVQVYLSNDLNSALKLAEELKRGKFKSAFLVAK, encoded by the coding sequence ATGAAAAAATTTTTATATATTATTGGAGTTTTAATTGCTTTAACTTCTTGCGCAAGACCTCCAAAATTAGCTCCAGAATATAGCTATGAAGGCTATTCAAAAATAGTTCCTGCTTGGCTTAAACCCTATACTATAGATGGGAAGACCTATTTTCCTTTACCTTCAGCAGAGGGTTATGAAGAAGTATGTATAGCTTCTTGGTATGGGCCCGGTTTTCATCAAAATCAAAGTTCCAGTGGAGAAATTTATGATATGCATGATTTTACTGCAGCTCACAAAATTTTACCCTTGGGAACTTATGTGTTGGTTAAAAATTTAGAAAATAATAAAGAAGTAGTTGTAAGAATAAATGATAGAGGTCCCTTTGTAGAAGATAGATGTATAGATTTAAGTTATGCAGCAGCAAAAGAATTAGGAATAATAGGAAAAGGCCTTGCTAAAGTAAAGGTAATAGCTTTAAGTGAAGGAATACTTACAGATGGAGGAATAGCCTATAAAAATATTCCTAATATAAAATTTAGAGAATTTTATCTTCAAGTAGGAGCTTTTAAATGTTATCAAAACGCCTTAAAATTAAAATTAGAACTTGAAAAAGAATTTGAAAAAGTAAATATAGAAACTTTCCAGAAAGATAATACTATCTTTTATAGAGTCCAAGTTTATCTTTCCAATGATCTCAATTCCGCATTAAAATTAGCTGAAGAGCTTAAGAGAGGAAAATTTAAGTCAGCCTTTCTTGTTGCTAAATAA
- the rnc gene encoding ribonuclease III, with product MEKNLEDLERALNFKFKNKDLLKSALTHKSYKISHKDINWEDNERLEFLGDSVLNLCISLLLFQKFKEDREGALTQKRAYLVCKNTLIKISKKLNLCDYIYLGKREEKLDKKSKENICARAMEALIGAIFLEGGFSTTFEKIKIWFSPYFVKFRQKKIKDYKTQLQELAQKFYHKTPEYEILSVSGPSHNPKFEIGIKLNGEIITKAKGASKKEAELLAAKKALKLLTKKVGYDGKK from the coding sequence ATGGAAAAAAATCTGGAAGATTTAGAAAGGGCTCTCAATTTTAAATTTAAAAACAAAGATCTTTTAAAAAGTGCATTAACTCATAAATCCTACAAAATAAGCCATAAAGATATTAATTGGGAAGATAATGAAAGACTTGAATTTTTAGGGGATTCGGTTTTAAATTTATGCATTTCCCTTTTGCTTTTTCAAAAATTTAAAGAAGATAGAGAAGGGGCTCTTACTCAAAAAAGAGCCTATCTTGTCTGCAAAAATACTTTAATAAAGATTTCTAAAAAATTAAATCTTTGTGATTATATTTATCTTGGTAAAAGAGAAGAAAAACTTGATAAAAAAAGTAAAGAAAATATTTGTGCAAGAGCTATGGAAGCCCTTATAGGAGCCATATTTTTAGAAGGGGGTTTTTCTACTACCTTTGAAAAGATTAAAATTTGGTTTTCACCTTATTTTGTTAAATTTCGCCAAAAGAAAATAAAAGATTATAAAACTCAACTTCAGGAATTAGCTCAAAAATTTTATCATAAAACCCCAGAGTATGAAATTTTATCTGTCTCAGGGCCTTCTCATAATCCAAAATTTGAAATAGGAATTAAACTAAATGGAGAAATAATCACTAAAGCTAAAGGAGCTTCTAAAAAAGAAGCAGAACTTTTAGCAGCTAAAAAGGCTTTAAAATTACTGACAAAAAAGGTAGGGTATGATGGAAAAAAATAA
- the era gene encoding GTPase Era — translation MEKNNLKTTKSGFVGIIGLPNVGKSTLLNQLLGTKVSIVSPKPQTTRFNIKGILTRDNFQIIFVDTPGIHEAKDLFNQMMVKEALSVLQDIDIILWVMDVTHRIPEEEKILDLIREANKPTILALNKIDLIKKQELLPIIDYFSKLYDFKAIVPISALKNDGLDRLLDELVKLLPEGPFYYEPERVTDLPLDLLIAEIIREKIFLLTYQEVPYSSAVKVEEIREEPEKNLLYIQATIFIERDSQKGIIIGKGGKMLKKIGTLAREELEFLLGKKIYLDLWVKALKDWRERETHIRRLAIPPITSRF, via the coding sequence ATGGAAAAAAATAATTTAAAAACTACTAAATCTGGTTTTGTAGGAATTATTGGTCTTCCTAATGTTGGTAAATCAACTCTTTTAAATCAACTTTTAGGAACTAAGGTTTCCATAGTAAGCCCAAAACCTCAAACTACAAGATTTAATATAAAAGGTATTTTAACCAGAGACAATTTTCAGATTATTTTTGTTGATACCCCTGGTATTCATGAGGCAAAAGATCTTTTCAATCAAATGATGGTAAAAGAAGCTCTAAGTGTTTTGCAAGACATAGATATTATTCTCTGGGTGATGGATGTTACTCATCGCATTCCTGAAGAAGAAAAAATTTTAGATTTAATTAGAGAAGCTAATAAACCCACTATTTTAGCTTTAAATAAAATAGATCTTATCAAAAAGCAAGAACTTCTCCCTATTATAGACTATTTTTCAAAACTTTATGATTTTAAAGCTATTGTTCCTATTTCAGCTTTAAAAAATGATGGGCTTGATAGATTGCTTGATGAACTTGTAAAGCTTTTACCAGAAGGTCCCTTTTATTATGAACCAGAAAGAGTTACAGATTTACCATTAGATTTACTTATTGCAGAAATAATCCGTGAAAAAATTTTTTTACTTACCTATCAAGAAGTACCTTATTCATCTGCTGTTAAAGTGGAAGAAATAAGAGAAGAACCTGAAAAAAATCTTTTATATATCCAGGCAACTATATTTATTGAAAGAGATTCTCAAAAAGGGATTATCATTGGTAAGGGTGGAAAAATGCTTAAAAAAATAGGAACCTTAGCAAGAGAGGAGCTTGAATTTTTACTTGGAAAAAAGATTTATTTAGATCTTTGGGTTAAGGCACTTAAAGATTGGAGAGAAAGAGAAACCCATATTAGAAGACTTGCCATACCTCCTATTACCTCAAGATTTTAA
- the flgM gene encoding flagellar biosynthesis anti-sigma factor FlgM: protein MKITGYPPKNLEDLKNIKEAIKKEEKLKVGSTKTKEISSSHTEVVEVSSQKLIESAVQKILTMPEIREEKVAQIKAQIQSGTYNVSNKEIARAMISNLLDEIA from the coding sequence ATGAAAATTACTGGGTATCCTCCTAAAAATTTGGAAGATCTTAAAAATATAAAAGAAGCAATTAAAAAGGAAGAAAAATTAAAAGTAGGATCTACAAAAACTAAAGAAATATCTTCCTCTCATACTGAAGTAGTAGAGGTTTCTTCTCAAAAATTGATAGAAAGTGCAGTTCAGAAAATTCTTACCATGCCAGAAATTAGAGAAGAAAAGGTTGCTCAAATAAAAGCTCAAATTCAATCAGGTACTTATAATGTTTCCAATAAAGAAATTGCTCGTGCAATGATTTCTAATTTACTTGATGAGATTGCTTAA
- the rfaE2 gene encoding D-glycero-beta-D-manno-heptose 1-phosphate adenylyltransferase, giving the protein MLKLSLSQIEVKDDLKINLKKIKDFIQISKGDLVIFPELALTGYKFRFSSFSQEIINSALQEIQKLTHIYKKSVLIGAPFYENNQIYNATYFISSQKIEVVAEKFLLFPEIDKNFTPGKKRKLIEINGFKIGVIICFELRSPEIIRNLIKEGMDILVVTAQWPEVRANHWGSLLKARAIENQIFVVGVNAISEIDNIRILGKSLAFSPLGNPLLEVSEEEKIIEFIIPKEKDKIPYPLRTPYLEFFEKVKSIEELKELIKKRREKGQIMVFTNGCFDILHAGHIHYLSSARSLGDFLVVGLNSDKSVKKIKGFLRPINSEKERAYALSALECVDYIVFFDEETPERLIKELKPDILVKGADWEEEKIVGATFVKSYGGKVERIPFKFDISTTKIIEKILKIYKN; this is encoded by the coding sequence ATGCTAAAATTAAGTCTTTCCCAAATTGAAGTGAAAGATGATTTAAAAATTAATCTAAAAAAAATTAAAGATTTTATACAAATCTCTAAAGGAGATCTTGTCATTTTCCCAGAACTTGCTTTAACAGGCTATAAATTTAGATTTTCTTCTTTTTCTCAAGAAATTATTAATTCAGCCTTACAGGAAATTCAAAAACTAACTCATATTTATAAAAAATCCGTTTTAATTGGTGCTCCCTTTTATGAAAATAACCAAATTTATAATGCTACTTATTTTATCTCCTCCCAAAAAATAGAAGTGGTAGCTGAAAAATTTTTACTTTTTCCAGAGATAGATAAAAATTTTACCCCTGGTAAAAAAAGAAAGCTTATTGAAATTAATGGCTTTAAGATTGGTGTTATTATATGCTTTGAGTTAAGAAGTCCTGAAATAATAAGAAATTTAATAAAAGAAGGAATGGATATATTGGTTGTTACTGCTCAATGGCCAGAGGTAAGAGCAAATCACTGGGGAAGTCTTCTTAAAGCAAGAGCTATTGAAAATCAGATATTTGTGGTAGGTGTGAATGCTATTTCAGAGATAGATAATATTAGAATACTTGGTAAATCTTTAGCCTTTTCTCCCTTAGGCAATCCTCTTTTAGAAGTATCTGAAGAAGAAAAAATTATAGAATTCATTATACCCAAAGAAAAAGATAAAATCCCCTATCCACTTAGAACTCCCTATTTAGAATTTTTTGAGAAAGTAAAATCTATAGAAGAGTTAAAGGAACTTATTAAAAAAAGAAGAGAGAAAGGTCAGATCATGGTTTTTACTAATGGATGTTTTGATATTTTACATGCAGGACATATTCATTATTTAAGTTCTGCAAGAAGTTTGGGGGATTTTTTAGTTGTGGGGTTAAATAGCGATAAATCTGTTAAAAAAATAAAAGGTTTCTTAAGACCAATAAATTCTGAAAAAGAAAGAGCTTATGCGCTTTCAGCTTTAGAATGTGTAGATTATATTGTTTTCTTTGATGAAGAAACACCAGAAAGATTAATAAAGGAACTCAAACCTGATATTCTTGTTAAAGGTGCTGATTGGGAGGAAGAAAAAATTGTAGGAGCAACTTTTGTTAAAAGCTATGGTGGTAAAGTGGAAAGAATACCTTTTAAATTTGATATCTCAACTACTAAAATTATAGAAAAAATTTTAAAAATTTATAAAAATTAA
- a CDS encoding ComF family protein, with the protein MKWVKKFLNFFFPESCKICQKPLENNDILVCAECFQKLPFMKIYCKRCGNPLEESLINYLPNRPITYCSYCETKKLYFDEAFVAFAYKPPISEWIKEVKFGKDFSLGYKLGIFLRKTLKDQIPKVDLIIPLPLSLKRLRERGFNQSFLLTWGFLEKKPSHKFLKRIIHTKVQTELSQKERWENVKNAFLATDEVKEKSVLIIDDVMTTGATLNEASKALKNKGANKVYVMVLARSTL; encoded by the coding sequence GTGAAATGGGTTAAAAAGTTTCTTAATTTTTTCTTTCCTGAAAGTTGTAAAATCTGCCAAAAACCTTTAGAAAATAATGATATCCTTGTATGTGCTGAATGTTTTCAAAAACTGCCTTTTATGAAAATTTACTGCAAAAGATGTGGAAACCCTCTTGAAGAATCCTTAATCAATTATTTACCTAATAGACCTATTACTTATTGTAGTTATTGTGAAACTAAAAAGCTCTATTTTGATGAAGCCTTTGTTGCCTTTGCTTATAAACCTCCTATCTCAGAATGGATAAAAGAGGTAAAATTTGGAAAAGATTTTTCTTTGGGGTATAAATTGGGTATCTTTTTAAGAAAGACTTTAAAAGATCAAATTCCTAAAGTAGATTTAATAATACCTTTACCTTTATCTTTAAAAAGACTTAGAGAAAGAGGATTTAATCAGAGTTTTCTTCTAACATGGGGGTTTTTAGAAAAAAAACCCTCTCATAAATTTTTAAAACGCATCATACACACTAAAGTTCAAACAGAACTTTCTCAGAAGGAAAGATGGGAAAATGTTAAAAATGCTTTTTTAGCAACTGATGAGGTTAAAGAAAAATCTGTATTAATAATAGATGATGTAATGACAACCGGAGCAACTTTAAATGAAGCGAGTAAAGCTTTAAAAAATAAAGGTGCAAATAAAGTTTATGTAATGGTACTTGCAAGAAGCACTCTTTAA
- a CDS encoding M20/M25/M40 family metallo-hydrolase — translation MINPDRLALEFQTLLQIESPSKKEGKLAYYIADIFEALGYRCFFDKSSENTGSEVGNLIVKIPGTLPSNPIFFCAHLDTVGPCENPKIIFDKGVYRSDGKTILGADDKSGIAILIEIAKVLKENVFNHPPIEFIFTTCEEIGLFGAKYLDLSLVDAKEGFVLDSENPTEIINAAPSSYQFQIEIKGKSAHAGLEPEKGINAIQIISKVIADLPVGRIDEETTMNIGIINGGNYVNIVPDYAFAKGEMRSHKEEKLTNLQKTIQDQLDKVIALYPKIEEGIPSGKVKFERVFKAFNIPLDDPLCKLVQKAGEKLGLDITFKRREGGSDANVFNEYGLKCLILGTGMQKVHTTEEFIRLKDLIIAANFVLEIIKTKGEMG, via the coding sequence ATGATAAATCCTGATAGATTAGCCTTAGAGTTTCAAACCCTTCTCCAAATAGAAAGTCCTTCTAAAAAGGAAGGAAAATTAGCTTATTACATAGCTGATATTTTTGAAGCCCTTGGATATAGATGTTTTTTTGATAAGTCTTCTGAAAATACAGGTTCTGAGGTAGGAAATCTCATAGTAAAGATTCCAGGAACTTTGCCTTCCAATCCAATTTTTTTCTGTGCCCATCTTGATACAGTAGGACCCTGTGAAAATCCTAAAATAATCTTTGATAAAGGCGTCTATAGAAGTGATGGTAAAACTATTTTAGGTGCAGATGATAAATCAGGAATTGCTATACTTATTGAAATTGCAAAAGTTTTAAAGGAAAACGTATTTAATCATCCTCCCATAGAATTTATTTTTACCACTTGTGAGGAAATAGGGCTTTTTGGGGCAAAATATTTAGATCTTAGTTTAGTTGATGCTAAAGAGGGATTTGTCCTTGATAGCGAAAATCCTACAGAAATTATAAATGCAGCTCCTTCTTCTTATCAGTTTCAAATTGAAATAAAAGGTAAATCGGCTCATGCAGGATTGGAACCAGAAAAAGGAATAAATGCTATACAAATTATTTCTAAAGTTATAGCTGATCTCCCTGTAGGGAGAATTGATGAAGAAACTACTATGAATATAGGAATTATAAATGGTGGAAATTATGTAAATATTGTTCCTGATTATGCTTTTGCAAAAGGGGAAATGAGAAGCCATAAAGAAGAAAAACTTACAAATCTGCAAAAGACAATTCAAGATCAACTTGATAAGGTAATAGCTTTATATCCTAAAATAGAAGAAGGGATTCCCTCTGGAAAAGTAAAATTTGAAAGGGTTTTTAAAGCCTTTAATATTCCTTTAGATGATCCTTTATGTAAACTTGTTCAAAAAGCTGGAGAAAAACTTGGCTTAGATATTACTTTTAAGAGAAGAGAAGGTGGTTCTGATGCCAATGTTTTTAATGAATATGGATTAAAATGTCTTATATTAGGAACAGGTATGCAAAAGGTACACACTACAGAAGAATTTATTAGATTAAAAGATCTTATTATTGCAGCAAATTTTGTTCTTGAAATTATAAAAACAAAAGGTGAAATGGGTTAA
- a CDS encoding acylphosphatase: MKRVHVFISGKVQGVWFRSYTEAEAKKLGVKGWVRNLPDGRVEAVFEGEDEAVDKMVAWCYKGSPYSKVTDVEVIEEPYKGEFTDFRIRY, encoded by the coding sequence ATGAAAAGGGTTCATGTGTTTATTTCTGGGAAAGTTCAGGGAGTTTGGTTTAGGTCTTATACAGAAGCAGAGGCTAAAAAATTAGGAGTAAAAGGTTGGGTAAGAAATCTTCCAGATGGAAGGGTAGAGGCTGTCTTTGAAGGAGAAGATGAAGCAGTAGATAAAATGGTTGCCTGGTGTTATAAAGGATCTCCCTATTCAAAAGTAACAGATGTAGAAGTTATAGAAGAACCATACAAAGGTGAATTTACTGATTTTAGAATACGTTACTAA
- a CDS encoding ArsA family ATPase: MRIILFTGKGGVGKTTLSASTGAYLSELGKKVLVVSVDPAHSLSDVLEIDVGPEPKEIFKNFYAQEIDVYYSIEKFWGVLKEYLKSLLKWQGIEEVLAEEMSVLPGMEEVSSFLWINKHVEEGKYEVIIVDSAPTGETLRFLSLPDAASWWVTKILPLQRKLMRFIRPAAKIVTDMPLPEEKTYDALEELFRQVYNLYYLLQNQEISSVRLVVNPEKMVIKETEKAFTYLHLFGFPVDAIFINRVVEKESPFYEIQKKYIERIVKSFEPTPIFMIPQVYEEVLGYEKLKEFGKKIYQDKNPAEVFFKDKPFEIFEKNGNYILKLILKEPSEEKLEVYQKEEDLIIKIGNFKKHFFLPRVLLNKEIKSACIKNNYLEIKFS; encoded by the coding sequence ATGAGGATTATTCTTTTTACAGGAAAAGGAGGGGTAGGCAAAACTACTCTCTCAGCATCAACAGGGGCTTATCTTTCAGAACTTGGTAAAAAGGTTCTTGTAGTTTCAGTTGATCCAGCTCATTCACTTTCAGATGTTTTAGAAATAGATGTAGGTCCTGAGCCTAAAGAAATATTTAAAAATTTTTATGCTCAAGAAATAGATGTCTATTACTCCATTGAAAAGTTCTGGGGCGTTTTAAAGGAGTATTTAAAAAGTCTTCTTAAATGGCAAGGAATTGAAGAGGTTTTAGCAGAAGAAATGTCAGTTTTACCTGGAATGGAGGAAGTTTCCTCCTTTTTATGGATAAATAAACATGTAGAAGAAGGGAAATATGAAGTAATAATTGTTGATTCAGCACCTACTGGAGAAACTTTAAGATTTTTAAGTCTTCCTGATGCAGCAAGCTGGTGGGTAACTAAAATTTTACCTTTACAAAGGAAACTTATGAGATTTATAAGACCAGCAGCTAAAATAGTAACTGATATGCCTCTTCCTGAGGAAAAAACTTACGATGCATTGGAAGAACTTTTTAGGCAAGTTTATAATCTTTACTACCTTTTACAAAATCAGGAAATTTCCTCAGTAAGATTGGTAGTTAATCCTGAGAAAATGGTAATAAAAGAAACAGAAAAAGCCTTTACTTATCTTCATCTTTTTGGTTTTCCAGTTGATGCAATTTTCATTAATCGAGTGGTTGAGAAAGAAAGTCCCTTTTATGAGATTCAAAAAAAGTATATTGAGAGGATAGTAAAAAGCTTTGAGCCGACTCCAATTTTTATGATTCCTCAAGTTTATGAAGAAGTTTTAGGATATGAAAAATTAAAAGAATTTGGAAAGAAAATTTATCAAGATAAAAATCCAGCAGAGGTCTTTTTTAAAGACAAACCCTTTGAAATTTTTGAGAAAAACGGAAATTATATTTTAAAATTAATATTAAAAGAGCCTTCAGAAGAGAAATTAGAAGTTTATCAAAAAGAAGAAGATTTAATTATTAAAATTGGGAATTTTAAAAAACATTTTTTCCTTCCCAGAGTTTTATTAAATAAAGAAATAAAAAGTGCCTGCATAAAAAATAATTACTTAGAAATAAAATTTAGTTAG
- the rsmB gene encoding 16S rRNA (cytosine(967)-C(5))-methyltransferase RsmB, with the protein MPKLPKTNPRAVALKILIRWEKGKPLLDEILSQVLTKSVLPDERDRALVGELVNGVVRHLYYIDFVISRVSLHPLEKMDVEVRNILRLSTYQIIYTRIPERVAIAEALKILSHRKRGDWIKGLVNAILHKIAENKDNLPQPPDFNPVFYLSIKYSFPEWMVKRWLDRFGFEETEKLLLASNERPPLVIRVNILKVSRDNFLTFLQKEEVPSAKACPYSPAGIILDGFRGKVTELKAYHFGWISVQDSASQLVTFLLNPKPGEKILDACAGVGGKTTHIAELMQNRGIIWAFDLYPWRLEKLKENFQRLGLKEPKVFQGDVVEELPKLNAPLFDRILIDAPCTGTGVIRKHPDIKWARKEEDFINIPEKQLRLLEGLSPFLKPKGIMVYATCSLEPEENEKVIEKFLKKHPEFEIENPLNVLEKTCGPSVRDLIENNLYLKTYPHKHNMDGFFAVRLRKVS; encoded by the coding sequence ATGCCAAAACTTCCTAAAACCAATCCAAGAGCTGTAGCTCTAAAAATTCTTATTCGCTGGGAAAAAGGGAAACCTCTTTTAGATGAAATACTTTCTCAAGTTTTAACTAAAAGTGTACTTCCTGATGAAAGAGATAGAGCGCTTGTGGGTGAACTTGTTAATGGAGTAGTAAGGCATCTTTATTATATAGATTTTGTTATTTCTCGTGTATCTTTACATCCCTTAGAAAAAATGGATGTAGAAGTAAGAAACATTTTACGTCTTTCTACTTATCAAATAATTTATACCAGAATACCAGAAAGGGTTGCTATTGCGGAGGCTTTAAAGATTCTTTCTCATAGAAAGAGGGGAGATTGGATAAAAGGACTTGTTAATGCAATTTTACATAAAATTGCGGAAAATAAAGATAATCTACCTCAACCCCCAGATTTTAACCCTGTTTTTTATTTATCTATAAAATATTCCTTTCCTGAATGGATGGTAAAAAGATGGCTTGATAGATTTGGTTTTGAAGAAACAGAAAAACTACTTTTAGCAAGCAATGAACGTCCCCCTTTAGTTATAAGAGTTAATATTTTAAAAGTAAGTAGAGATAATTTTTTAACTTTTCTTCAAAAAGAGGAAGTACCTTCCGCTAAAGCTTGCCCTTATAGTCCGGCAGGAATTATCTTAGACGGTTTCAGAGGTAAAGTCACAGAATTAAAAGCCTATCATTTTGGTTGGATAAGCGTTCAAGATTCAGCAAGTCAATTAGTTACTTTTCTCTTAAACCCTAAACCTGGAGAAAAAATTCTTGATGCCTGTGCAGGAGTTGGAGGAAAAACAACCCATATAGCTGAACTCATGCAAAATAGAGGAATTATATGGGCTTTTGACCTTTATCCTTGGAGACTTGAAAAACTTAAAGAAAATTTTCAAAGACTTGGACTTAAAGAACCTAAAGTTTTTCAAGGAGATGTAGTTGAAGAACTTCCTAAATTAAATGCTCCTCTTTTTGATCGTATTCTTATTGATGCTCCTTGTACAGGAACAGGTGTTATCAGAAAACACCCTGATATAAAATGGGCAAGAAAAGAAGAAGATTTTATAAATATTCCAGAAAAACAGTTAAGACTTCTTGAAGGTCTTTCTCCCTTTCTCAAACCTAAAGGTATTATGGTTTATGCAACTTGTAGCCTTGAACCAGAAGAAAATGAAAAAGTTATAGAAAAATTTTTAAAGAAGCATCCAGAATTTGAAATAGAAAATCCTTTAAATGTACTTGAAAAAACTTGTGGACCTTCAGTAAGAGATCTTATAGAAAATAATCTCTATTTAAAAACCTATCCCCATAAACACAATATGGATGGCTTTTTCGCTGTAAGATTGAGAAAAGTTTCCTAA
- the uvrB gene encoding excinuclease ABC subunit UvrB encodes MHYIKTEANFKLKADIEPKGDQPKAIEELVKGVKAGIKHQVLLGVTGSGKTFTMANVIAKVGKPTLVIAPNKTLAAQLYNEFKKLFPENAVEYFVSYYDYYQPEAYVPITDTYIEKDASINDFIDRLRHSATAAVLSRRDVIVVASVSCIYGLGSPDEYFQKHLYLRVGAKIRRDELLRALVTMHYERTEMDFTRATFRVRGDVIEIFPSNEEKRAVRVSLWGNEIEEIKIIDPFRGKVLGKVDSVIIFPASHYVTSEDRLRWAIEEIKKELKERVEYFKSKGLYLFAERLEKRTLYDLELLSEIGYCKGIENYSRYLDGRKPGEPPYTLLDYFPDDFLLFIDESHITIPQLRGMYRGDRSRKETLVEYGFRLPSALDNRPLTFEEFEERVNQVIYVSATPGEYEIEKAEGRVIEQIIRPTGLLDPEVEVRPSENQVEDLFFEIKKRISAKERVLVCTLTKRLAEELTDYYKELGIKACYMHSDLKTLERARIIRDLRKGVYDVLIGINLLREGLDLPEVSLIAILDADKEGFLRSERSLIQMIGRASRNVNGKAILYAQTITPAIKKAIEETQRRRRIQEEYNKKHGIIPKSVVKSLDDPLMRMVEADFVDLEKIVEPIETFESLETLRAEIERVEKEMKEAAKNYEFEKAAILRDRLFSLKQLALQWS; translated from the coding sequence ATGCATTACATAAAGACTGAAGCAAATTTTAAATTAAAAGCAGATATTGAACCAAAGGGAGATCAGCCAAAGGCTATAGAAGAATTAGTAAAGGGTGTTAAAGCAGGAATAAAACATCAAGTCTTACTTGGAGTCACTGGATCTGGAAAAACCTTTACTATGGCAAATGTAATTGCTAAGGTTGGGAAGCCTACTCTGGTTATTGCTCCCAATAAAACTTTAGCTGCACAGCTCTATAATGAATTTAAAAAACTTTTTCCAGAAAATGCAGTAGAATATTTTGTCTCCTATTATGATTATTATCAACCAGAAGCTTATGTTCCTATAACTGATACTTATATAGAAAAGGATGCATCTATTAATGACTTTATAGATAGACTTAGACATTCCGCAACTGCAGCAGTTCTTTCGAGAAGGGATGTAATTGTCGTAGCAAGTGTTTCTTGTATCTATGGTCTTGGTTCCCCTGATGAGTATTTCCAAAAACATCTTTATTTGAGAGTAGGAGCAAAAATAAGAAGAGATGAACTTTTAAGAGCTCTTGTAACTATGCATTATGAAAGAACTGAGATGGATTTTACACGTGCCACTTTTAGAGTAAGAGGAGATGTAATTGAAATCTTTCCATCCAACGAAGAAAAAAGAGCTGTAAGAGTAAGTCTTTGGGGAAATGAAATAGAAGAGATTAAAATCATTGATCCTTTTAGAGGAAAGGTTTTAGGAAAAGTTGATAGTGTAATAATTTTTCCTGCAAGTCATTATGTTACCTCAGAAGATAGACTCAGATGGGCAATAGAAGAAATTAAAAAAGAACTGAAAGAAAGAGTAGAATATTTTAAAAGCAAAGGGCTTTATCTTTTTGCTGAAAGACTTGAAAAAAGAACTCTTTATGATTTAGAACTTTTAAGTGAAATAGGTTATTGTAAGGGAATTGAAAACTATAGTAGATATTTAGATGGAAGAAAACCCGGAGAGCCCCCTTATACACTTTTGGATTACTTTCCGGATGATTTTCTCCTTTTTATAGATGAAAGTCATATAACTATTCCTCAATTAAGAGGAATGTATAGAGGTGATAGAAGTAGGAAAGAAACTTTGGTAGAATATGGTTTTAGACTTCCATCTGCTTTAGATAATAGACCACTTACTTTCGAAGAATTTGAAGAAAGGGTAAACCAAGTAATTTATGTTTCAGCAACTCCAGGAGAATATGAAATAGAAAAAGCAGAAGGAAGAGTTATAGAACAGATTATAAGACCAACAGGTCTTCTTGATCCTGAAGTAGAAGTAAGACCCTCTGAAAATCAAGTTGAAGATCTATTTTTTGAAATTAAAAAAAGAATATCAGCCAAAGAAAGAGTTTTAGTTTGTACTCTTACTAAAAGACTTGCAGAAGAATTGACAGATTATTATAAAGAACTCGGGATAAAGGCATGCTATATGCACTCAGATTTAAAAACCTTAGAGAGAGCAAGAATTATAAGGGATTTAAGAAAGGGAGTTTATGACGTCCTTATAGGAATAAATCTTTTGAGAGAAGGACTTGATCTTCCTGAAGTTTCATTGATTGCTATACTTGATGCTGATAAAGAAGGTTTTTTAAGATCTGAAAGAAGTCTTATACAAATGATAGGAAGAGCCTCAAGAAATGTTAATGGAAAGGCTATTCTATATGCTCAAACTATTACCCCAGCCATTAAAAAGGCTATCGAAGAAACACAAAGGAGAAGAAGAATTCAAGAGGAATATAATAAAAAACATGGAATAATTCCTAAAAGTGTAGTAAAATCTTTAGATGATCCTCTCATGAGAATGGTTGAAGCTGATTTTGTAGATCTGGAAAAAATTGTAGAACCTATTGAAACTTTCGAAAGTTTAGAAACTTTGAGAGCTGAGATTGAAAGGGTTGAAAAAGAAATGAAAGAAGCAGCTAAAAATTATGAATTTGAAAAAGCTGCTATTTTAAGAGACAGACTCTTTTCCTTAAAACAACTTGCTTTACAATGGAGTTAA